In Lacrimispora indolis DSM 755, a genomic segment contains:
- a CDS encoding LacI family DNA-binding transcriptional regulator: MTMVTMEEVAKAAHVSRATVSRVLSNHPSIKMETRSNVMYWVKKLGYEPNQVAQSLAGNRTNIIGVLFSDLSNPLYASLMTAIVHEAEKYGYNVILGDAQREKARETNIINGFKRRKVDGIIVRPIGTPNKKLYSGINIPVVSLFKQTEKKNIIISSEEGGIQVAKHFLELGHKNIGYIGPLKSLAGNNKLEGFRSELDKNGLKLKAVLECNQHETVENQRAYEIISQYFKTHDPGKVTAWFAHSDIAASDVIKSLAEHRLQVPKDVIVCGYNNTLLARKMIPTLSSVASPIEEIAGNAVSMVLNCINGNTEEELINLSPILVIRESTSRGLYK; the protein is encoded by the coding sequence ATGACCATGGTTACGATGGAAGAGGTAGCTAAGGCAGCACATGTGTCGCGTGCTACTGTATCAAGAGTTTTGTCGAATCATCCATCCATCAAGATGGAAACACGTAGCAATGTCATGTATTGGGTGAAGAAACTGGGATATGAGCCAAATCAGGTGGCACAGAGTCTGGCGGGAAACAGGACCAATATCATCGGCGTATTATTTTCTGATTTATCGAACCCATTGTATGCCTCTTTAATGACGGCAATTGTACATGAGGCTGAGAAATACGGATATAATGTTATTTTAGGTGATGCCCAGAGGGAAAAAGCCAGGGAAACCAATATTATTAACGGATTTAAAAGGCGCAAAGTGGATGGGATCATCGTAAGGCCCATAGGAACACCCAATAAAAAATTATACAGCGGTATTAATATTCCTGTTGTCAGCCTTTTTAAACAAACGGAAAAGAAAAATATCATAATCAGTTCGGAAGAAGGGGGCATTCAGGTAGCAAAGCATTTTTTGGAATTAGGGCATAAAAATATCGGTTATATAGGGCCGTTAAAATCTTTGGCCGGAAACAACAAATTAGAAGGTTTTCGGTCTGAGCTTGATAAAAACGGATTGAAATTAAAAGCTGTCCTTGAATGCAACCAGCATGAGACAGTAGAAAACCAGAGGGCTTATGAAATCATCAGCCAGTATTTTAAGACCCATGATCCAGGTAAAGTCACGGCATGGTTTGCCCATAGTGATATTGCGGCCAGTGATGTGATCAAGTCATTGGCTGAACATAGACTGCAGGTACCGAAAGATGTGATTGTCTGCGGTTATAATAATACGCTTTTAGCCAGAAAAATGATCCCCACCCTGTCTTCAGTAGCATCACCCATAGAAGAAATTGCAGGGAATGCGGTCAGCATGGTTCTTAACTGCATTAACGGAAATACAGAGGAGGAGCTGATAAACTTATCTCCCATACTGGTAATA